The Spirochaetaceae bacterium DNA window TCGTGTCCGTGTGGGAGATGGCGATCAAGATCAGCGTAGGCAAGCTCGCAGTTTCGCGCCCCCTCTATCCGGAATTCGCCCGGGTGCTGCAGGAGCGTGGCTTCGAACAACTGCAGATCTCGTACCGCCACGCGAGCGAGGTCGCCCGGCTACCGTGGCATCACCGCGACCCGTTCGACCGGCTACTCATCGCCCAGGCGTCGGTCGAGAACCTGCCGATCGTCAGCGCCGACACCGCGTTCGACCACTACCCCGTCACCCGCATTTGGTAGCGCCCCACTGCCGCTGCGACCTGCTGCCCGCCGCAATGACGCCCGAGAGGGCAAGGCCGTCCCGGCGGCCCGCCCCGGTCCGCCGCCCGGCCCCTGCTGGACGCGGTGACGCTACATGCCCCACACCGTAACCGGGGCACCGTTGCCGGGCGGCGCCGCGCGGCGGAAGATCCTCGTCGGAGCCCCTTATCTCGTCGATCAGGATCACCAGCGGTCGCGGGGCTGCCATGCACCAGCGCACGAGCGCCTGGCGAAGCGCCTGTGCCGGTCGACGCGCGTTCCCTGGGGTCGACCGCCAAGACCGGTGCGCGCCGCGCTTCAGGCGGGACACTCTCGGCGTGAGCATGGCGCAACCTGTGGTGCGCTCCGCAATGCAGCCTGAGGTTGAGCACCTCGGAAGCGCCGCCGAGCGCGAACGGCACG harbors:
- a CDS encoding type II toxin-antitoxin system VapC family toxin — its product is MTLLLDTHTLLWFVEDEVALSDHARAAIENLDNTPVYSIVSVWEMAIKISVGKLAVSRPLYPEFARVLQERGFEQLQISYRHASEVARLPWHHRDPFDRLLIAQASVENLPIVSADTAFDHYPVTRIW